The following coding sequences lie in one Spinacia oleracea cultivar Varoflay chromosome 1, BTI_SOV_V1, whole genome shotgun sequence genomic window:
- the LOC110797590 gene encoding uncharacterized protein — translation MAEIENKPQNSISQQWRKNPELEGKVVMVTGASSGLGREFCLDLAKSGCKIIAAARRIDRLQSLCDHINSLSSSSSSSSSSVSDGGNGGGVRAVAVELDVTADGKSIDASVHKAWEAFGCINALINNAGIRGNVKTSLDVSEEEWDNTFKTNLTGAWLVSKSVCIRMRDAKIGGSIINISSIAGLNRGHLPGSAAYSASKTGLNTLTKMMALELGMYKIRINSISPGLFKSEITENLMEKDWLNKVSMKTVPLQTFGTSDPALTSLVRYLIYDSSEYVTGNMFIVDAGATLPGVPIFSSL, via the exons ATGGCGGAAATTGAGAACAAACCCCAAAACTCAATCTCTCAGCAATGGCGGAAAAATCCAGAGTTGGAAGGCAAAGTAGTGATGGTTACTGGAGCATCATCAGGTCTCGGGAGAGAATTCTGCCTTGATCTCGCCAAATCTGGTTGCAAAATCATTGCCGCTGCTCGCCGCATTGATCGCCTCCAATCTCTTTGCGATCATatcaattctctctcctcttcttcatcttcttcttcttcctccgtGAGTGATGGTGGTAACGGTGGTGGTGTGAGAGCGGTGGCGGTTGAGCTTGATGTTACTGCCGACGGAAAGTCGATTGATGCGTCGGTTCATAAGGCTTGGGAGGCTTTTGGTTGTATTAATGCTCTTATTAACAACGCCGGCATTCGCG GTAATGTGAAAACTTCATTAGATGTGTCTGAGGAAGAATGGGATAACACCTTCAAAACTAATTTGACGGGAGCCTGGTTAGTTTCGAAGTCCGTATGTATTCGCATGCGTGATGCAAAGATAGGAGGGTCAATTATCAATATATCTTCAATTGCCGGTCTCAACAGAGGCCATTTACCTGGCTCCGCCGCCTACTCTGCATCAAAGACAGGCCTAAATACATTGACCAAG ATGATGGCCCTGGAATTGGGTATGTATAAGATTCGAATTAACTCAATATCACCTGGACTATTCAAATCAGAGATCACTGAGAATCTTATGGAAAAGGACTGGCTTAACAAGGTTTCCATGAAAACCGTTCCTCTGCAGACATTTGGCACATCTGATCCAGCCTTAACATCTCTTGTCCGATACTTGATCTATGACTCCTCAGAGTACGTAACAGGCAATATGTTCATCGTAGATGCTGGTGCCACTCTACCTGGTGTCCCTATTTTTTCTTCCCTCTAG